A region from the Streptosporangium sp. NBC_01756 genome encodes:
- a CDS encoding AI-2E family transporter, with the protein MTEQRLVPRALIVLLCTAGAVVTLSGLMAVGSIAGPVLLALVLVLAVSPLRTWLDKRNAPGWTLVAAPLALVLLMLFGIVTILTIAVAQTAKLASTYGPQFNRLLTEAQNLAAKLGLGTDQVNQAIKSFDLGKIFTLVQGFASGLLGVFSSLVLIVILLLAMCLDAQSFSRILALGAAHRPELVRALNEFAHRTRRYLVVSTVFGLICAVLDTVALFLLDVPLPLLWGVLALITNYIPNLGFVIGLVPPALLGLLAGGPKTMLFVIVSYMLINFVIQSLIQPKFLGDAVGLSTTMTLLSLLMWAFVLGPLGALLAIPLSLLVRALLIDSDPNGGWAAALISGVPPSGPSDGSPGGSLTSAPESPKATPRRKRP; encoded by the coding sequence ATGACAGAGCAAAGGCTGGTACCTCGGGCCCTCATCGTGCTGCTCTGCACCGCCGGTGCCGTGGTCACGCTGTCCGGTCTCATGGCCGTCGGGTCGATCGCCGGGCCGGTGCTGCTGGCTCTGGTGCTCGTGCTGGCGGTCTCCCCCCTACGGACGTGGCTCGACAAACGGAACGCGCCCGGATGGACTCTGGTCGCGGCACCGCTGGCTCTCGTGCTGCTCATGCTGTTCGGCATCGTGACGATCCTGACCATCGCGGTCGCGCAGACGGCCAAGCTCGCCTCGACCTATGGTCCGCAGTTCAACCGGCTCCTCACCGAGGCACAGAACCTGGCGGCGAAGCTCGGCCTCGGCACCGATCAGGTGAACCAGGCGATCAAGTCGTTCGATCTGGGAAAGATCTTCACGCTCGTCCAGGGGTTCGCGAGCGGGTTGCTCGGTGTGTTCTCCAGCCTGGTTCTCATCGTGATCCTGTTGCTGGCCATGTGCCTGGACGCGCAGTCCTTCTCACGGATCCTCGCCCTGGGGGCCGCGCACCGGCCCGAGCTCGTCCGGGCGCTCAACGAATTCGCCCACAGAACCCGGCGCTACCTCGTCGTCTCGACCGTGTTCGGGCTCATCTGCGCCGTCCTGGACACGGTCGCTCTCTTCCTGCTCGACGTGCCGCTCCCACTGCTCTGGGGTGTGCTGGCGCTGATCACCAACTACATCCCCAATCTGGGCTTCGTCATCGGGCTGGTCCCTCCCGCTCTGCTCGGCCTGCTGGCGGGCGGTCCCAAGACCATGCTCTTCGTGATCGTCTCCTACATGCTGATCAACTTCGTGATCCAGTCGCTGATCCAGCCGAAGTTCCTCGGTGACGCCGTTGGACTGTCCACGACCATGACGTTGCTGTCACTCCTCATGTGGGCGTTCGTGCTCGGCCCGCTGGGTGCGCTGCTCGCCATCCCCCTCAGCCTGCTGGTCCGCGCGCTGCTGATCGACAGCGATCCCAACGGTGGATGGGCTGCGGCTCTCATCTCGGGAGTGCCTCCCTCCGGTCCTTCCGACGGCTCGCCTGGCGGCTCTCTCACCAGTGCACCCGAGTCGCCGAAGGCGACCCCTCGGAGGAAGCGGCCGTGA
- a CDS encoding phosphodiester glycosidase family protein, translating to MELFSLKQGKSTEGWTVTVLMPNGHEDGKLTTAQTKAAEVEAAGFTPALQKVVQPAAADAPAVERYLVRIGLWTFAERAKADKVVKELKKLDIRAKTDYLADDGLQTTGPWAMNVLMVDPKLFRGSFRTSVGANVAKRETISSMAKRAGAIAGVNGGFFNIHTPKALQGDPMGISVVGGKLLSEAVPGRSGIVITGRKVRITELKTTVTATPADGARTEVKGINRAAGTDELILYTEEFGTKTLADGGTEIVVDAQGKIIKVREGGGIVSRGTYVLHGTGIMADWLLEHALEASTMKLDTKVIDLRTKRTVPLTPETYVMGGGVGLVRNGRVQITAQADGQASFNMMLRRHPRTMAGVTKSGGLILVTVDGRNPGVTVGASMVEAAQLMRWLGAKQAMNLDGGGSSVMVVDRKVVNRPSDGAERTVGDGLFITP from the coding sequence GGACCGTGACGGTGCTGATGCCGAACGGGCACGAGGACGGCAAGCTGACCACCGCTCAGACCAAGGCCGCAGAGGTTGAGGCCGCCGGATTCACCCCTGCTCTGCAGAAGGTCGTGCAACCCGCCGCCGCGGACGCTCCGGCCGTGGAACGTTACCTTGTCCGCATCGGGCTGTGGACGTTCGCAGAGCGCGCCAAGGCCGACAAGGTGGTGAAGGAGCTCAAGAAGCTCGACATCCGGGCCAAGACCGACTATCTCGCTGACGACGGCCTGCAGACCACAGGCCCCTGGGCCATGAACGTTCTTATGGTGGACCCCAAGCTCTTCAGAGGGTCGTTCAGAACGAGTGTCGGGGCCAATGTCGCCAAGCGCGAGACGATCAGCTCGATGGCCAAAAGGGCCGGTGCCATCGCCGGCGTCAACGGTGGCTTCTTCAACATCCACACACCCAAGGCACTCCAGGGTGACCCCATGGGGATTTCCGTGGTGGGCGGAAAACTTCTCAGCGAAGCGGTCCCCGGTCGCAGCGGCATCGTCATCACCGGCCGCAAGGTCCGGATCACCGAGCTGAAGACGACGGTCACCGCAACCCCGGCCGACGGAGCGAGGACCGAGGTCAAAGGCATCAACCGGGCTGCCGGAACGGATGAACTCATTCTTTACACTGAGGAATTCGGCACCAAGACCCTAGCCGACGGCGGCACCGAGATCGTGGTCGACGCTCAGGGAAAGATCATCAAGGTCCGCGAGGGCGGAGGCATCGTCTCGCGCGGCACCTACGTGCTCCACGGCACCGGCATCATGGCCGACTGGCTCCTGGAGCACGCTTTGGAGGCCTCCACCATGAAGCTCGACACCAAGGTCATCGATCTGCGGACCAAACGGACCGTGCCGCTCACCCCGGAGACATACGTCATGGGCGGCGGGGTGGGGCTCGTGAGGAACGGCCGGGTGCAGATCACCGCCCAGGCCGACGGGCAGGCCTCCTTCAACATGATGCTCCGTCGCCACCCGCGCACCATGGCCGGTGTCACCAAGTCCGGTGGCCTGATCCTGGTCACGGTGGACGGCCGCAACCCCGGCGTCACGGTGGGCGCCTCGATGGTGGAAGCCGCTCAGCTGATGCGCTGGCTGGGTGCGAAGCAGGCCATGAATCTCGACGGCGGCGGATCGAGCGTGATGGTCGTGGACCGCAAGGTCGTCAACCGTCCTTCGGACGGCGCTGAGCGGACCGTGGGCGACGGTCTGTTCATCACCCCCTGA